TTCTATTTATATTCCTCAGATAATATTCTGCTAGATCGAATAATGTTTCTAGTTCTTCACGTGTGAAGTCTAGTATTGATATAACATCTCTTCCTAGGAAAGAGTTCTTCAGAGTGCCCACTATAGACTTCTCTCATGAGTTTATAAGTGTATAGTACTAGATCTTGGGATAGTCAGAGCTATGATCTCATCTTGCTACTCTCAATATAATCTAGTATCTTATTCAGGGTATTCAGGTCTATCACACCGATCTCATGAAGTTTTCTAAAGATCTCTCTAGCTGTGTATAAGCTGTAGAGCTTAACACCGTGTCTACCCAGTCTCTCGCTAGCTCCTTGTTCTCTGTCTACTACTACGACGGCTTTAACAGGGTTAGATCCAGATCTCTTGAGAATCTCGATAGAGGCTTCAATAGATCCTCCTGTTGTAGCTACATCATCAACTATCACAGCTCTTCTACCTTCAACCTCTCCCTCAACCTGAGATCTTGTTCCATGTTCTCTTTTTTCAACTCTGACATATGCTAGAGGTAGATTGCTTATGCATGCTATATAACTTGCTAGAGGTATTCCTGCTGTTGCCACGCCTACGACTACTTCTATATCGCTTAGATCTGTTTTCTCAAGGATCTTCTTCACAATATCTTTCACGAGATCTGGGTAACCATATATTCTTCTAAGATCTATGTAGAAAGGACTTTTAATGCCTGAGGTTAGAATGAAATCTCCTATCTTAATGCTTCCAATTCTATATAATCTCTCTATCAGGTCTTGCATGATCTTAGAACCTCCTCCTGTTTTTCTAGGATCTCTAAAGTAGTTTTCCTAGGATCTCGTGAGCTTGTGATTGTTCTTCCTATGATCTCATAGTCAGCACCAGCACAGAGAGCAGATCCAGGTTCAGCTCCTTGAGCACCTACTCCTGGAGATAGTATCTTGATACTCCCACCAAGCTTCTCTCTGGCGATTCTTATGATCTCTCTCCTTGTTGCAGGAGCGATCACACCCCATGCATTGTTT
This window of the Sulfolobales archaeon genome carries:
- the pyrE gene encoding orotate phosphoribosyltransferase gives rise to the protein MQDLIERLYRIGSIKIGDFILTSGIKSPFYIDLRRIYGYPDLVKDIVKKILEKTDLSDIEVVVGVATAGIPLASYIACISNLPLAYVRVEKREHGTRSQVEGEVEGRRAVIVDDVATTGGSIEASIEILKRSGSNPVKAVVVVDREQGASERLGRHGVKLYSLYTAREIFRKLHEIGVIDLNTLNKILDYIESSKMRS